A part of Paenarthrobacter sp. A20 genomic DNA contains:
- a CDS encoding thioesterase family protein, translated as MHLLLRTLMLLFTSSKRSPLGVWEESSLPLKVLPTDIDIAMHVNNGMYFSLMDLGRFDLMVRSGIWTKMRKKGWSPVAAGETIAFRKSLQLWQRYTIETRIIGLDTKAIYFEQRMVVKGEIYARAHIATRLVTKGRPVTQEEIIAEFGAPPADLELPEWIHEWRENNALPGARRPAPHVWS; from the coding sequence ATGCACCTGCTTCTTCGTACCCTCATGCTGCTGTTCACTTCGTCCAAGCGGTCGCCGCTGGGTGTCTGGGAAGAATCCTCACTGCCATTGAAGGTGCTCCCCACGGATATCGACATCGCAATGCATGTCAACAACGGCATGTATTTCTCGCTGATGGATCTTGGCCGTTTCGATCTCATGGTCCGTAGCGGCATCTGGACCAAGATGCGTAAGAAAGGGTGGAGTCCGGTTGCTGCCGGCGAAACCATCGCTTTTCGCAAGTCCCTCCAGCTCTGGCAGCGCTACACCATCGAAACCCGCATCATCGGCCTGGACACCAAGGCCATCTACTTTGAACAGCGGATGGTGGTGAAAGGCGAAATCTACGCCCGCGCTCACATTGCCACACGCTTGGTGACCAAGGGCAGGCCGGTCACGCAGGAAGAAATCATCGCCGAGTTCGGAGCACCTCCCGCAGATCTGGAACTGCCTGAATGGATCCACGAATGGCGTGAAAACAATGCACTGCCCGGAGCACGCCGGCCCGCCCCGCACGTCTGGAGCTAG
- a CDS encoding TetR family transcriptional regulator — protein MRSNAEDFTTRARIRDAAIGLFGRDGFSRATVRAVASAAGVSPGLVIHHFGSKAGLREACDQHVLAQTATQGREKADPMSTRLLIQDYLNHPDQYAHEIAYIRRSLGDESDAGDAFFDAVVKQTQDIIHAGIEAGTIRNFHDTHSTAVVIASNSLSMLMLGRHLSRTLGAVAPEPNGIGPELLRQLTLPALEIYTHGFYTDSRFLDAARDALEQDTTNHGREHAP, from the coding sequence ATGCGTTCAAACGCTGAGGATTTCACCACACGGGCCCGCATCCGCGACGCCGCCATCGGACTTTTCGGCCGCGACGGATTCTCCCGCGCCACAGTGCGCGCAGTCGCCTCGGCGGCCGGCGTCAGCCCAGGTTTGGTCATCCACCATTTCGGCAGCAAGGCAGGGCTCCGCGAGGCCTGCGACCAGCACGTCCTCGCGCAAACAGCCACACAGGGCCGCGAGAAGGCGGACCCCATGTCCACCCGTCTGCTGATCCAGGACTATCTGAACCACCCTGACCAATATGCCCACGAGATCGCCTACATCCGACGCTCCCTGGGCGACGAATCCGACGCCGGCGACGCCTTCTTCGACGCCGTTGTGAAACAGACCCAGGACATCATCCATGCCGGGATCGAAGCCGGCACTATACGGAATTTCCACGATACCCACTCCACTGCCGTCGTCATCGCGTCCAACAGTCTTTCGATGCTCATGCTGGGCAGGCACCTTTCGAGGACTTTGGGGGCCGTGGCTCCGGAGCCGAACGGCATCGGACCTGAGCTGCTGCGGCAACTGACATTGCCTGCCTTGGAGATTTACACCCACGGTTTCTACACGGACTCGCGGTTCCTGGATGCGGCCCGCGATGCCTTGGAGCAAGACACCACCAACCACGGAAGGGAGCATGCCCCGTGA
- a CDS encoding GDSL-type esterase/lipase family protein, whose amino-acid sequence MGFTKTAMGPVRRWFLGSMAVALLVPGTLGAALPTQTFAVPDAASTTVQASTPALTGAIGHLYNTSAWARSVLLRPTGAEECSGSGSNAGCVQRFAGGDIAWSARTGARVVVNGPVRTSWWGADGPAGFHGYPATDTASGLRNGGSKQSFERGTITYSPATGAQRTGGSIHLAWGRSGFEGGFLGYPVTGESTGLRDGGAWQAFERGFVVWSPATGAHPSMGAIRERWRRAGMEEGELGYPATDEALGLKSGGSSQEYQRGTIIWSPATGAKALTGAIRSYWSSTGGQNGALGYPVGEEVRQNNFVYQLFQGGTVYWSAATGAHSTTHGDVHNRYNSLGGAAGQLGLPLTDKLPRAGGLVQQFANGWLVWGPATGARIVGHPTYKVWSITPGEFGWPVKDTWTDGRGAHVAFQKLETIWSDATGELYSAEAVDASTAVFLGDSQLDMDSWGEQGARAAGYPRQVVRSIGGIGYVSGSPAVGGGSATDALAQDRILLPQGNPGLVVVTLGGNDARIGATDAAILSQANRLWDELRRKYPRSTILINGVLSRYDASHAQRRWVDGLVTREAALRGWPRISMSGTATIAGAAGDYLDGAHMNQTGHNKVAPLYASAIKYVLGK is encoded by the coding sequence GTGGGTTTTACCAAGACGGCGATGGGGCCCGTGCGGCGTTGGTTCCTGGGCTCGATGGCGGTGGCGCTCCTGGTTCCGGGCACCCTGGGGGCGGCGTTGCCAACCCAAACGTTCGCGGTCCCGGATGCGGCTTCCACCACAGTCCAGGCTTCAACCCCGGCCCTCACGGGCGCCATCGGACACCTCTACAACACCAGCGCGTGGGCACGAAGCGTGCTGCTCCGCCCCACTGGGGCCGAGGAATGCTCAGGAAGTGGAAGCAACGCCGGCTGCGTCCAACGATTCGCGGGTGGCGACATCGCCTGGTCGGCACGCACGGGAGCACGCGTGGTGGTCAACGGACCTGTCCGCACATCGTGGTGGGGCGCCGACGGCCCGGCCGGCTTCCACGGCTATCCCGCCACCGATACGGCAAGCGGGCTCCGCAACGGCGGTTCCAAGCAGTCATTTGAGCGCGGGACCATCACATACTCACCGGCCACAGGCGCCCAGCGTACTGGCGGATCCATCCATCTGGCTTGGGGCCGCAGCGGCTTCGAAGGTGGCTTCCTCGGCTACCCGGTCACAGGGGAAAGCACCGGACTGCGCGACGGCGGCGCGTGGCAAGCCTTCGAACGCGGCTTTGTGGTGTGGTCACCGGCCACTGGTGCCCATCCATCCATGGGTGCCATCCGTGAACGCTGGCGGCGGGCCGGAATGGAGGAAGGCGAGCTGGGATACCCGGCCACAGACGAAGCTTTGGGCCTGAAGAGCGGAGGCTCGTCCCAGGAATACCAGCGCGGAACCATCATCTGGTCACCGGCCACTGGCGCCAAGGCCCTGACCGGGGCCATCCGAAGCTACTGGTCATCCACGGGAGGCCAAAACGGTGCCCTCGGGTATCCAGTGGGAGAGGAAGTCAGGCAAAACAACTTCGTCTACCAGCTCTTCCAAGGCGGTACGGTCTACTGGTCGGCGGCAACGGGTGCGCACTCCACCACCCATGGGGATGTTCATAACCGCTACAACTCGCTGGGCGGAGCGGCCGGTCAGTTGGGTCTTCCCCTCACTGACAAGCTTCCGCGGGCCGGTGGACTCGTTCAGCAGTTCGCCAACGGCTGGCTGGTGTGGGGCCCGGCCACGGGCGCACGGATTGTTGGCCACCCCACCTACAAAGTCTGGTCCATCACCCCGGGTGAATTCGGTTGGCCGGTAAAAGACACCTGGACGGATGGCAGGGGCGCCCACGTGGCCTTCCAGAAGTTGGAAACCATCTGGAGCGATGCCACCGGGGAGCTCTACTCGGCCGAGGCCGTTGACGCATCCACAGCGGTTTTCCTTGGCGACTCACAGCTGGACATGGACTCGTGGGGCGAGCAAGGCGCCCGGGCGGCCGGCTACCCGCGCCAAGTAGTTCGCAGCATCGGCGGGATCGGCTATGTTTCCGGAAGTCCCGCCGTCGGTGGTGGCTCCGCGACTGATGCGCTGGCGCAGGACCGTATCCTCCTGCCGCAGGGAAATCCGGGCCTGGTGGTGGTGACCCTGGGCGGCAACGATGCCAGGATCGGCGCGACGGACGCGGCCATCCTCTCGCAGGCGAACCGGCTCTGGGACGAGCTGCGCCGCAAGTATCCCCGCAGCACCATCCTGATCAACGGCGTCCTTTCCCGCTACGATGCCAGCCACGCCCAACGCCGTTGGGTGGACGGGCTCGTGACCCGCGAAGCGGCCCTCCGTGGTTGGCCGCGCATCTCGATGTCCGGCACCGCAACCATTGCCGGGGCAGCCGGCGACTACCTCGATGGCGCCCATATGAACCAGACGGGCCACAACAAGGTGGCGCCGCTCTACGCATCCGCGATTAAGTACGTCCTGGGCAAGTAG
- a CDS encoding ABC transporter ATP-binding protein, with protein MTQAIVVEGLHKRFGPREVLHGLDFAVEPGTVFGVIGPNGAGKTTTMRCLLDIIRPSSGSISVLGQDPRRAGTALRRRIGYLPGELHLENRTTGRRMLEHFAAISGPVNPHHVNDLADRLNLDLDRQTRKLSKGNKQKLGLLQAFMHQPELLVLDEPTSGLDPLVQQVFHAMVREAVDGGATVFLSSHVLSEVQQAADAVAILRDGEIVTVSTVEALRMAAVRQLRFNSTGTAANDVGALLARVPGVANVAVRELPADGHATGTVTATATLSGDVQPLVQELARLNLTDLVLEEPDLEEAVLTLYTGSSPGTDNGHSNSRGIRTEGAHHA; from the coding sequence GTGACCCAGGCAATCGTCGTCGAGGGGTTACACAAGAGGTTCGGTCCCCGCGAGGTCCTGCACGGCCTGGATTTTGCCGTGGAGCCCGGGACTGTGTTCGGCGTCATCGGACCGAACGGAGCCGGCAAGACCACCACTATGCGGTGCTTGCTGGACATCATCCGGCCGAGTTCGGGTTCCATCTCGGTCCTCGGACAGGATCCGCGTCGTGCCGGCACGGCACTCCGCCGCAGGATCGGCTACCTTCCCGGTGAACTGCATTTGGAGAACCGCACCACGGGACGCCGCATGCTGGAGCACTTCGCCGCCATCAGCGGCCCCGTGAACCCTCACCACGTCAACGACCTCGCTGACCGCCTGAACCTGGATCTGGACCGCCAGACCCGGAAACTCTCCAAAGGCAACAAACAGAAGCTGGGTTTGCTGCAGGCCTTCATGCACCAACCCGAACTCCTGGTCCTCGATGAACCAACCAGCGGCCTGGACCCCCTCGTCCAGCAGGTTTTTCATGCCATGGTCCGCGAGGCCGTGGATGGCGGCGCTACCGTCTTCCTCAGTTCGCATGTCCTGAGCGAAGTCCAGCAGGCAGCTGACGCAGTCGCCATCCTCCGCGACGGCGAAATCGTCACCGTCTCCACGGTGGAAGCCCTGAGGATGGCGGCCGTCCGGCAGCTCCGGTTCAACAGCACCGGCACCGCAGCGAACGACGTCGGAGCGCTGCTGGCCCGGGTGCCAGGCGTCGCCAATGTTGCGGTGCGGGAGCTCCCTGCCGACGGCCACGCCACCGGAACAGTGACGGCTACGGCAACCCTTTCCGGGGACGTCCAGCCCCTGGTCCAGGAGTTGGCACGGCTGAACCTGACGGACCTGGTCCTCGAAGAACCGGACCTGGAAGAAGCTGTGCTGACGCTGTACACAGGGTCTTCCCCGGGTACCGACAACGGCCACAGCAACAGCAGAGGAATTCGAACCGAAGGAGCACATCATGCCTAG
- a CDS encoding ABC transporter permease subunit: MPRFLPLFTKALTDSWRSTLAWALGLTAAIMLYLPLYPSIGGNSQMQDLINALPPEMTKALNYDQIATGPGYTQATLFGLVGFLLMSMASVGWGASAVGGDEESGLLELTLAHSVTRVQVVLERALAILVRIAFLSVLVFLLVLALNRPSELSIDVGHLAGAALLFAALALLSGTAALCAGALTGRKIYAIAAGAAVAVLGYVFNAVGRQSPDVEWLLNLSPYHWAYGNSPVANGADWGAVAGLLGISAALITLGAVALQRRDVGV, translated from the coding sequence ATGCCTAGGTTCCTGCCCCTCTTTACCAAAGCGCTTACCGACTCGTGGCGCTCCACCCTTGCCTGGGCCTTGGGGCTGACGGCCGCGATCATGTTGTACTTGCCGTTGTATCCGTCCATCGGCGGAAATTCGCAAATGCAGGACTTGATCAATGCCCTCCCGCCGGAGATGACCAAGGCACTGAACTACGACCAAATCGCCACAGGTCCCGGCTACACCCAGGCAACACTGTTCGGACTGGTCGGGTTCCTGCTGATGTCCATGGCCTCTGTCGGCTGGGGTGCCTCAGCCGTAGGCGGGGACGAAGAATCCGGATTGCTGGAACTGACCCTCGCGCACAGCGTCACCCGCGTGCAGGTGGTGCTGGAGCGCGCCCTCGCAATCCTGGTGCGAATCGCGTTCCTGTCAGTCCTTGTCTTCCTGTTGGTCCTGGCCCTGAACCGGCCCTCCGAACTGAGTATCGACGTCGGACATCTCGCCGGAGCGGCGCTGCTGTTTGCCGCGCTTGCCCTCCTCAGCGGAACCGCAGCTCTCTGTGCCGGGGCTCTGACCGGACGGAAGATTTACGCGATTGCCGCAGGTGCAGCCGTCGCTGTCCTCGGTTACGTGTTCAACGCGGTAGGGAGGCAAAGTCCCGACGTCGAATGGCTGCTGAACCTCTCGCCCTACCACTGGGCGTACGGGAACTCCCCGGTGGCCAATGGTGCTGACTGGGGCGCCGTCGCCGGGCTGCTCGGCATCTCGGCGGCCCTCATCACGCTGGGTGCTGTGGCACTGCAGCGACGCGATGTGGGTGTCTAG